The sequence ACAGAGATGAGGAAAAGCCACACATGATTAGGAAGCACTGATTAGTGGCTTCTTAGTTCTTAACTTCTTATACAGcaatgatatttttttcagaAGACTTGGTTCGACTTCCGAGgggtatctttttttttttttttgctctcaTTTGAATCCTTTTAGTGAaatgctaattttttttaatggaatGCTACTTCTTATAGCGAAGGACCTTTTACATATTTCTTCTAAAAGCTACACATCGTTTAATATTGTATGCTACTTGTTTAGGTTACTGGAACATGAATCTTGTGGTGGGAAAGGAATAGGTGAGCAGATAAGCTTCTTAACTCTGAGATACATGTTCATTTACTTCAGCCTTCTCTAGATATCTTTGAAAATTGTTTGATTGTTTATTAATTGATTAAGTGGTGGTTTTTAAGGGGAAAACGATTTACTTAGATCAATCGTTTACAAAAGTAAAGTTTCATATAGTGGAGTGGCTTCCACTGCTAAGAATATCTTAGGGACAAAACGAGTTACATTTTGCTAGGCATAATAATAAAGTTTGGGTTTTACTTTTAGCCGATTATTGTCACGTGcaaattgtattttagtatgtTAGGGTGATAAAGAGTTTACATGCGCGATTATTAACtttaactatatattaattttctttttagaagGTCAATTAGCAAAAGCGTGGCTTGAGCATGTAAATATCTTTGTTGTTTAGTATTTTTGAATAGTCTAAATTACTTAAACATGCACAGTATTAGGTCTGAATCCATGTTATGGTCGGCCTTTGTTGTGCTAACCATGAGTTTTACATTTCTACTAGAttttacttttcaaaaattatgaagaTGACACCAGTGCTATAATTTTACCGAACTTGTTAACATCAGCAACAGGCGTAACATATATCATTAATGCTAATTCCTGACTGAGACATGTTTGCTAAGACCATCTCTaatggtttactctattttttactctaaaatagagtaactctataatagagtttgaatttgctccaatggtactctattttaaagtagaTTATAGAgggatgaacaaaaaaaaaaaattactttatatttggagtaaatttatttttcactctattatagagtgagaaatagagtactattggagcattttttactctaaactccattttagagtgaaaaatagagtggagttggagatgctctaacgcCGGATGTAACCGACAAAACATAACCAAAGCTGGTTAAGCAAAACTTTTTTCCTATATTCATATCTTGGCTACTAGCTAGAGGATCTTTGGTATCAACATATATGCTTAtttgttatattaaaaaaattatatgcatATTTGTACAATCTTATCTGATTTCTCTTGTTCTTGTTAGGTTAAAAACCATGCATACTTGGGACGGTGGTGCATGAATTAATTTGCAACCATGCAAGTAAGAACGATTAAACCGTATAACAAAAGACTGATACAGATATTTAAGataatttaatttctttttaaaacaaacataagaaacaaatgaaagaaaaaaaaaggaaaaaaagagcaGACAATTTTTTACCATCCCCCACTAAAATTCTACAACACTGAACCTCAAAAATGCTTAGGCGTGACATTGCCACAAGTGCAAAGTGGGGTGCATGATCATACGTTCCCACTTATATATTTCCTTACCCAAGTCAACCAATCATCTCCCTCCACGTCATCacctccccttttcttcctccTCTCAACTAAATTAAAAACCTAAAACCCTTTCTTTACTGTTCTCCTCCCTCCGGCGAAGAATATTGCCGGCGAGGTGTGAACGACTGAAAAACAACCGTGCCGGAACCCGGAAACTCATCCACAAGCCTGCTCCGACACGTAAGACCGAGCTTCTTAGCCAACATGCGCTCCACGCGCTTCGTCACCTCGTGGTTATAATCCTCGCCGCCGTAAGTGGTGGCGACTGAGACGCAATCCGGCCGGAAAACATCAATGGCGCGGGTCAACACCTCCGAGATATCTCCGTGACCGTCGTCGTAGAGAGACAACCCGCACTCGAAGCTCGCGTAGCTGAAACCGTCTTCAGGCGTGACGTGGATGGTCGAGTAACGGTCTCCGTCGACGCCGTTCATCGAGTAGCCGCAAGGATCAAACGCGAAATCGCATATAAACGCGTTTGCGTTTATCGTATCTATACCGCTCAGCCGCGTCATCTCTTTCCCGGCGGCGTCGCTGTTTTTACCGTCGCCTTTCCGTCTGAAGAAGCTCCGAGCGTTGACTCGGTCAAGCTCCGTCATGCATACTTCGACTACAACGAGCGGCTCGTCAGGCTCCACGTCAGCGCTCGCTGTGAACACGTGCCATGCACGTGaaggattattattattagacgGCGTCATGACGGAGGCTTTACGGTAACGGAGGGAGTTGGGGAGGCTTTCTTCGACGATGACGACTTCGTCTTTGAAGCTAGTGTAAGGGAAAGGCTGCTTTTTCGGGAATATGAAGCTCCCTCGCGAGTAGCGGCACGCGCGTAGCGTGAGGCTGAGGGTACGCGCGAGGTGGATGAACGGTCGGATTGATTTGAGGAGTTGCGTGGTGCCGCATGTTTTGATGATGATTTTGGTTGGGTAGACGAAGAGGCTCGACTCGGAGAGGACGTAAGCGTCGAAGCTGTGGTTCGCTACGGCGGAGACCACGGTGCACTGCACTTCGTTTAGGACTTGGTCTAGTGATTCGAAGTCGATTAGACGGAGGCCCATTGGGTTGTTATTGGTTGTTGAGAAACGAAGTTCGAGTCTTTTCTCGAATCCCTCGAACCCGGATACTGCCATTGCAAGGTCAGAAGAAGATGAGTGAGAATAACAGAACAGAGGGGGTTGCTAGGACAGAGCAGAGAGAATGTGTGTTtgtagagagagaagagagaggtaGTGGTGGTCAGTGGAGGAGAAGTGATATTTATAGGGAGAGATTCTGGAGGATATAGAGAAGGAGGAGCATGCGGGTTAAGAGACAAAAATATCATGATTGCAAGGCATAATGAAACGAGAAAGATGATGAGAGTTTGTGTCTGCTTTCTACGTGTTTgaatgtatgtatgtatgtatgcgTGTATGTATCTATGAATATGTGTGTATGTGAGAGATCTAATGAGTATGCGTTTCTGATTCTGTTATGTTTTCTTGTGTTCTGTAATGAGAAATTTTTGTAATGGGTTGTGCGTTTCTGACCTTTGTACAAAAACTTTTGGGGATAATTGGAAGAGTGAGATGTGTAGAGTGGTGGATCCAACAAAAGATGGTACTGGGGTCAGAGGTGTCTTTGGGGAGAATCAAACCCTGGTCTGGGGGGGGGGTCAATGTTAAATTAAGACCAACTGTAATTTATTGATGTATAAATCATACAAATTatagtttttgttattttaccgGTGTCAATTGAATCGTTGCCTCTTCAAGTGGATCCATCCTGGATGCATAGCTTGTATTTCAAAGACTGAAATTGAATATCTGGATAATTACGGAGTGGATCAGAGAGTTGATTATCCAGACAAAATGTACCAAATTATAGATATCTTCAAAAATCTAGATATTTGCTCTGTGCTCaattttagattttgaatttttaacatTGAAAAACAATTAACCAAGTGGTCTTGGCCTAATGGTAAAAGACTCACAGTTGTGAGTACCGCTCTCTGGATTTGATTCCTCTTGGCCATCCGGAGCGCTTTAAGTGATACGAAAATGCGGATCCTGCAAAACTTGTAGTGATTAGTCCTTGGGCCTAGAAAGCCTTTGGGATCACACTacggttataaaaaaaaaacaatgaaaaacaaTTACATCATTATATAATTTCTAATTCTATTACATATAATATAATGATCATGGATAATGATTTCACGATGAaattctctccaaaactcttgAATCAACGGATAATTATGCATGTACAACATTTTCGATGGACATGCTCTTTCTACAGCAGACGACCATAACAAGTCTCTGCCCGCAGTACTCATACTCAGAATACGACTATAACGAACGACTCTGCCTGCAATACTCGCACTTTAAAAGCTCCGTTAAATTTTGCATCCTATAATCTATAAAAAGTTATGTTGTTTGAGATTGAAAACTCAAATCTAGCTATAGAACCTTTTAAATCTTAGCCACTAAACTACGATACTTCCACCTTTTGGCTTGAATAGACTCAAAATCGTTGTCGACCGTAACCTTCTAAAATATTCTTAGCACAAATATTAGTTTCTTCGTAATTGGTTCCAAATACACGTTACCTATCACTCATCATGCCAAAATAAAGGACCCATTTTACGTGGCgcatattaaataatataatctgACTAGCTATATgtataaacacacacacacacactataAAGATCTTGAAAGGCAGTGGAACAAGTGTCTGCAAGAAACATCAATTTTAGTGGCTTGTGTGTCAAACAATTGCTAATGCACATACAGATGCAACCAAAGGttaaaattaattgtttatttcaatatatatgCACGTAAACcttatctatttttttaatatggttTTGACCAAAAACATGTTATTCAATATGGAAGTTTAAGCCGTATAATACGAGAAACATACATATTCAAGCTCCAAAATCTAAGAGAAGATAAGAACAACATCCTGAGTCAGATATATTTTTCCCAAACATATGGAAAAATTTCGAATTGAATACTTCATACATGACGAAAAGAATGAATAATTGGATGTAGCAGGAAGCTCTTTTTGGTTGGAAAGAGAAATGATAAATCGTGTGCTAATTTGAAGATGATTTTGTTGGGGGCTAGCTTTAGAGAGACCTTATTAAAGTTCGAATCATAAGTAAGTCCATATTGTTGCCTTAACAAGAATCATTAAACATTTACCCCTCAATTCATTTGACCACAACTAGCTTGGTCATATCCTTATGTGTATATTACCGGAGAGGGATCAAGACTGCTAAAACGTAATAAATAAAGTTGAAACAAAGAATAGTTAGTGACACCAAAAGAGAAAATGAGTATAGTTACAGAATGAAAGATAGATTGTTGGTATTCATAACTAATCGCTCGTCCAACACTACTATTTGGTATTTTTAATCCGAGTTTCaataagagaaaaaaactaaaatagcactaaatcaagtttttgtttccaaactaGCACTTAAGgctaaaagtcacaaaaatagcattcaaagggtggggtttagggtttagaatttagggtttagggtttagagtttaggttttaggttttagggtttagagttgagaagtgaggttttggggataagatttcaaattttgaaaaataaaaaaatttaaatttttcaaaagataaaatgctattttggtcattttagttgttgagtgctatttttgtgatataaacttagaaaggtgctattttggagatttgccatttcaataatatatgtttatttctcGAGTTTGAATAATATTAAATGAATTGCAACTTAATATGTGTATtagttttatagtttatatctGCATTCAAATTTTCATTAGATAGAGAAATTTACGCTcatttatgtttattattttgCATGCTTCAGATAATTTAATGATATAAATTATGTTAAAATGTGGTATGGTTTCtgattctttatattttttttgctagTATATGGTTTCATTAGATACTTGATTTAGGTTCAAATGAAAAGATTTATGGACATTAAGCACTCTTATAATTGTCCACTACCAATGACAACCCTGATCACTGCAGACTTACACATTAACCAGCCGCCATTTAATTATTCATAGTAAATTGTATGCTTATCGTCCAATATACAGTATTGTTAAGAAATCAGGATCAAGTAAGATTATGCTTAAAGTCAACTTATTCATCCAGTAAATCTATGGAGCTAGATTCACAAATATATCATTGCAACTATAGGcgttttattaataataatttaccgGTAAAAGCATCTGAATCGGATGGTTATTATTATTAACCGGTTTTTTAGTTTATCAGGTTTTACTTCAATTACAAATGTCTTATATGTTTGTTAGATCGTTGGTTCAGAAATTTGTCGGGCGGGAACTTATCGAATTAACGGAAAAACAAACTACTACCAAATAAAAAATGCTCAGGCGTGGCAACTtgctaattatatattttccctTTACAATTTTATTAGGAAGGAATGAAATGAATGCTTCATTACGTGATACCAAAAGTGCCCTTTCAACATCATTTCTATTCTCCATGCAATTTGATGTCTAACTCTGTATTCCGGCATTATCATTATCCATTATTTTTTgcatgaattatatataatctGCCAAAATTATCATTAGAAATGCATGTACTAAAccctttttttcaaaaaaaaaaaaatccatgtaCTTGTGACTT comes from Brassica rapa cultivar Chiifu-401-42 chromosome A02, CAAS_Brap_v3.01, whole genome shotgun sequence and encodes:
- the LOC103851201 gene encoding S-adenosylmethionine decarboxylase proenzyme 4, whose protein sequence is MAVSGFEGFEKRLELRFSTTNNNPMGLRLIDFESLDQVLNEVQCTVVSAVANHSFDAYVLSESSLFVYPTKIIIKTCGTTQLLKSIRPFIHLARTLSLTLRACRYSRGSFIFPKKQPFPYTSFKDEVVIVEESLPNSLRYRKASVMTPSNNNNPSRAWHVFTASADVEPDEPLVVVEVCMTELDRVNARSFFRRKGDGKNSDAAGKEMTRLSGIDTINANAFICDFAFDPCGYSMNGVDGDRYSTIHVTPEDGFSYASFECGLSLYDDGHGDISEVLTRAIDVFRPDCVSVATTYGGEDYNHEVTKRVERMLAKKLGLTCRSRLVDEFPGSGTVVFQSFTPRRQYSSPEGGEQ